The Palleronia sp. THAF1 genome contains the following window.
CATCAGCGCTTGCCACTGGGCGACGACCTTCACGGGCGCGTTGGCGAACCCGTATCCAGGCAGGTCCACCAAATAGAGGTCTTCGAGCGTGAAATAATTGATCTCTTGCGTGCGACCGGGCGTGTTCGACGCCCGCGCGAGGCCCTTCGTGTCGGTCAGCGCATTGATCAGCGAAGACTTTCCGACGTTCGAGCGTCCGGCGAAACAAATCTCGGCGCGGTCATCGGGCGGTAAACCGTCCATCGCAACGACGCCTTTCAGGAACTCAGTCCGCCTGCGGAACAGCAGGCGCCCGGATTCCAGAGCGTCTTCGTCAGGCTCGGATTCGGGGAATGGCAGGCTCATTGGATCACCGCCGGGTCGCCGACAGCGACCTCTCCCGATTGCACAACACGGGCGTAGACGCCGAAGTCCTGATGTCCGAAGCCGTCGCGCAGGGCGCCCAGCGTATTGGCGTCGCGTTCACCCGTTTCGGGGTTCGCCTCCGTCGCGCGGCAGCGTTCGATGGGTTCGATCACGTCCAAGACGGCGTCTCCTATTTGAATGCGCTTTCCGATCCACTCGAACTCGGCCCACGGCTCTGTCCCATTCAGCAACACGTTGCCGCGAAATCGACGGGCGTCCAGCGTCTGCCCGACTTTTGCCGATAGCGCGTCCAGAGAAGACTGCGTCAAAATCGACAGGCTGGCGATCCCATTGTCCGGCATCCCGGTGGAAAACGGCGCGCGATGCAACTTTTGCGGCGACGGACGATCTTTTGGCCAAAGCGGCGTCACCCACTCCAGAAGGGCAGCCTCATCATCCGGCAGGTCGAACTGCGCGTCGGGGCGGTCGGGATGCGTCAACGTGATGCGGCCACCATCGCTTTTTGCCGTCACTGCCGCCAGGGATGGCCCACTGGCGACCACCAGGAAGTCACGCCTTGGGCGCCAGCCATCGCGACCGGGATGCTGATCGTGAGAGACGGCCCACACCCGGTCGCCGGGCATCGGTTTCTCCGCATTCAGCGTGATCCGATCCAACGCTTCCGATCCGATCCCCTTGATGGGGTGGCGGGTCAGGCCTGCCACCCGCATGGCACCGGTCATTTCTTCTTCTTCGGCGCGCCGGTCTTGTTCGCCGCTGCTGGCGCAGGCTGCTTGTTGCGGCCCAGTACGTTGCCCAGAATATCCGGCTTCACACCCTGACTGCGCATGATGACGTACTGCTGAATGAACGTGATCGTGTTGTTCGCGATCCAGTAGATCACCAGGCCGCTGGCGAATTGACCCAGCATGAACATGAACACCCAAGGCATCCACGCGAAGATCATCGCCTGCGTCGGATCGGCGGGCGCGGGGTTCAGCTTTTGCTGTAGCCACATTGAGACGCCCAGCAGGATGGGTAGAATGCCTAGCGAGATGATCGCGATGAACGATGCCGGATCAGGGGTGCCCCAAGGCAGCAAGCCAAAGAGGTTCAGAATCGACGACGGGTCAGGCGCGGAGAGGTCGCGAATCCATCCGAACCAAGGTGCGTGGCGCAGCTCCAGTGTGACGAAGATCACCTTGTAAAGAGAGAAGAAAATCGGGATCTGCAGCAGGATCGGCAGGCAGCCCGCGGCGGGGTTCACCTTGTTGGTCTTGTACAGCTCCATCATGCCCTTCTGAAGCTTCTCCCGATCGTCGCCGGCCTTTTCCTTCAGCGCTTCCATCTGGGGCTGAAGCTCTTTCATGCGCGCCATAGAGACGTAGGACTTGTAAGCCAGCGGCAGAAGGATGGCCTTGATGCCCAGCGTCAGCAGGATGATCGACCAGCCCATGTTGCCGATGACGCCATTCAGCCAGTGCAGGGCGACGAAGATCGGCTTCGTCAGGAAGAAGAACCAACCCCAGTCGATCGAGTCGGTGAACCGGTCGATGCCGTCGCGCTGGTAGCCCAGGATGATGTCCCAGTCCTTCGCTCCGGCAAACAGCTGCATGCTTGTCTGCGCAGTCTCTCCCGCAGCAATGTCCAATGCAGGCAAACGGGCTTCGGATTGGTAGATTTCGCCCCGATCAACGAACTTGGCGACGCTTGTGAAAGATGTGCCCGGTTCCGGGATCAGAGCTGTCATCCAGTATTTGTCGGTGAAGCCGATCCAGCCGTCCTGCTGCACCTCAATCACGTCTGCCGGACCGCCTTCGCGCGCGACCTGGTCCAGATCGGGCAGGTCGTCGTAGTCGATTTCCTGCAGCTCGCTGTCAGACATCCGCACGACGCCTTCGTGCAGAATGAAGAAGCCGGTCAAATCGAGATCACCGTGGCGGGCGACGGTGCCATAGGGGGCCATGCGAACCGCATCATTTGTGGTGTTTTCGACAGACTGATCGATCGTGAACATGTAGTTGTCATCGACGGACAGGGTGCGCGTGAACAAAAGGCCATTGCCGTTGTCCCACTCCAGCGTGACAGGGCTGTCGACGCTCAGCGTGTCGCCGTCGACGACCTCCCACGGTGTCTGAGCGCTGGGGACGTCTTCGTAGGCAAGGTCGCCGCCGGGGGCCCAGCCGAACAGGGCGTAATAAGGGCGGTTGCTGCCGACGGGGTTCAAGAGGTCAACAATAGGTGAGCTGGGATCGACTTCGACGTTGTAGCGCTTGAGCGCCAATTCGTCGATGCGGCCACCTACAAGCGAAACAGAGCCGCTGAGCGCGGGCGTGTCGATGTCCAGGCGAGGTGCGTCGGTGGCGACGGCATCCGGGCCGGTTCCCGTTGCAGCCAGTACGTCGCTGCCCGGTGGCGCGGGGGCGCTTGCGGGGTTCTGCGGCGTTTCCACAGCAGTCACCTCGTCCGAAACGGTCGTGGATTCCTCTGGCGGGAACAGCACCATCCAGCCAACGATCACCAGAAAACTGAGGACCGTTGCGAGGATCAGATTCTTGTTCTGGTCGTCCATCGCCCGTGTCTTTCGCTAGGGGGAAAAGTCGTCGGGTGTTCAACAGGCGGGGCCGCTGACAGTCAAGCCGTTTCGCTGCGTGTCCACGGTATCACGGGCGTTTGGGCGATCCACGAGAGTGCTATCGCGTGTCACGGGCGAGTGGGCCGGTTCTGTTCCTTCACGCTGGACCGGCACGACGATCGGGTCGGCCAATCGGACGAGTGTACCTGATTCTGGGCGTTGGAGTTGCGGTTGGATGGGCGTTATTCGGATTGCAAAGCTTTGGCAGTCTGGCAAGGGCGAACGCGCTGTCCATCGACCCGTCCGTAGCGGTGGCTGTATTCAGAAAGTGGGCGTCGCGGACCGCATCGCCTTCAAGCCACGTGACGCCAAGTTGAGACAGTAAGGCAGCGTCTTCGACATCGGACAGGCCAAGCGCCAGCACGGGGATGTCGCGTTCCCCGGCGGCGCGCAGGCATTCCGTCAGCAACTCATATCGGCCGGGATCGCTGGCGACCGTCCGCGTCATCGCCGCGGGCAACCACATAACGCCATCCGCATTCAGATCGGCGTCTTTCGGTTCAAGCAGTGGCGTCGCTAGCTGTACCCCCAAGTCGCGTAGATCAGAGCCTGCGAAAAGCGGCGTGTCTGGGCAGAGGACCAGTTGGCCCGGCGGCACGCCAGCAGCGTCCAAAGCGAGAGCGATGGCGTCTGCGGTCCCGTACTGTAGCATGATTTCCGAGCAGACAGGCACGACGATCATACCGCCCAGATTTGTTACAGCTTTTGGATAATTCGAAATTCGATCCGTCAGTTGGGCCAATGTCTCTCCGACCTGCGGGCCAAAGGTCGGCATGGGAAGCATCCCCGTGACCTGTCCGCTGGAAGCGCAAACGACAGGCGACAGGACGCTGGTGGTGTCGATGATGTCCGCTCGCGCGCTTGCAGCAGATATCTTTGGCTCTGCCTGTCTCGCCGCACATTCCAGTTCAAAGGGTCCACGGCATTTTGCGATCAGTAACGCGCTGGATGCGTACGATAGAATATCCGCGGAACTGTCCTGCGGATCGGGTATGACGGTGCCGACCGGCGCGCTGCGCGCGCCTGCCTGCTGCAATGCCAGCTGACATCGGCACAGGCGTGCGATCATGCGATCAATGGGGCCAGAGCGCGCCAGCACGACGGCCACGTCTCCATCCAACGGCACGACCAAATCCTGCCCCGTCAGGTGTTCGGCGATCAAAGCAGACCTGTGGTCCGGCCTGCGGCCGCCCTCGAATAACGCGAACGCAACGTCGCCCTGCGTCGAAAGGGCTGCCGAGATCGCCCGATGCGACACGACAGATCGCATCCGGTTCTGAGCCGCGGCCCACTGGAATACAGCGAACGCCACCGTCGAAAGCAGTAAGATCGACGCGCCCGCAATCGGATGCCACAATGCGGCAGCACCGCCCGCCATCACAGCCGATCCAATCCATCTTGCCGTAGCGGTGTGCATTCCACATCCTTTCAGCGTCAACAGGAGCGGACACTAACAAAGGGCTATGACCAGAACGTTAAGCGAACCCGCCTATCCGCGGTGCAACAGTCGAAAGGTGTTAAGATCATTTCATGCCGATCGCGAATCCCTATCCTGACGACTGGCGGGCGCTGACCGACTTCTGTTATCTCGGTCCGCTAAGTTTGATCCGTCCACCAGCGCTTCTGCTGGATCGGATCGGTGAGGACGGCGACTACGTCGTCAATCAAGACTACGATGTGGCGCTGAGAATCGATGGTGATAGCCGTGTCATCACGGTGCCGCGCGGGCTGATCACCGATCTGACCTCCGTGCCGCGGCCATTGCGCTGGTTCGTCGGTCGTGTGGGACCGTGGCTGGAGGCGGCCATCGTACACGATTGGCTGTACGTGGCATGGCAGGTCACCGGCCGCACGCCCACGGCGCGGGACAGGCTGTTCGCTGACGATGTGATGCTGCTGGCGATGACCTCTGCGGGGATCGGGCCAATCCAGCGCAGGGCGATCCATCTGGCGGTGCGTCTCTTCGGTGGGCGGGGCTTTTTCGCCAAGAACCACCCGATCTTCGCCGATCTGAGTGCGGCGATCTACGATACTCCGATCGTCATTCCGACCGAACCGGATCAGCGCGGCGGAACGGGGTCGTAGCCAGATCCGCCCCAAGGATGGCAGCGCGAGATCCGCCGCAGCGTTAACCATCCTCCGCGTAGGCCGCCATGAACGCGCAGGGCGTCCAATGCGTAGGCCGAGCAGGTCGGCTGAAAGCGGCAGCCGTGACCGACCCAGGGGGACAGAAACAAGCGGTAGGCGCGTACGGGGAGTGCCAGGATATGGGCCAGCGGGCTCATTTGTGCAGATGCGCGAGAGCAGCGATCAGGTCGGCGCGCATCGCTGCGAAGTCTCGGGTCGCGGTCAGGTCGCGTTTGCCGATCAGGACGTAATCCCAGCCCGGACGCCCGTGCAGCGGCAGTTCGAGACGCGCGATCTCTCGCAGGCGGCGCTTGGCACGGTTGCGGGCAACGGCATTTCCGACCTTCTTGGAACAGGTGAAGCCCACGCGCACAGCGCTGTCATCGTTCCCACGATCCCGCGCCTGCAGGACGAAGCCGGGCGTGCGGCGGTGCAGGGCGCGGGCGGCGCGCAGGAAGTCGGGGCGATTGCGCAGACGCTCCAACGGCAAAATCCCGCCGGGCGGGAGCGCGGCGGGCACTTCGACTGTCATCGCAGCTGATATCAGGCGGAGAGCTTCTTACGGCCCTGCGCGCGACGGCGGTTCAGGATCGTGCGGCCGGCTTTGGTGGCCATGCGCGCACGGAAACCGTGGCGGCGCTTGCGAACGAGGTTCGAGGGCTGGAACGTGCGCTTCATATCAAAGTCTCCCGGACGGGCGGTTCAGCCGTGCAGGGGCCAAGGCATGGCCGCCGGTCGCACGGTTATGTGGATCAGGCCGGTCGGATAAGGCTGGTGGAACGCGGTGTCAACCGATCCGGCAATGTTTCAGTCCCGGTATCATCGTGTTTCAGATCGCAGTCATCCGGGCCGTTCCCGTCACTGCCCCGTGAAAGGGGATGGTCCATCGCGGGGAACGGGGCAAGTGCTGGCGCTGTTACGCAATGACACCCCCGGAGAACGCCATGCCCGACGCCAGCGACACAGCAACGAATCCCTGGATCAAGCGCCTGCCGCTCATTCTAATCGGGATCGTGGCCATCGTGGGGGCCTTCACCCTGCGCGATTATCTCAATTTCGAGACCTTGGCCGCGAATCGCGAGCGTTTGCTGGAGTTCCGGGATGCCAACTACCTGTTGGCCGTCCTAATCTTCGTAGCGTTTTACGCGCTAGTAGTGGCCTTCAGCCTTCCGGGGGCGACGATCTTCACACTGACGGGCGGCTTTCTGTTCGCGACGTTTCCGGGGGCGCTGTACAACGTGACGGGTGCCACTCTGGGCGCCATCGCGATCTTTTTGGCCGCGCGCTGGGGACTGGGCGACAAGCTGGCTGCCAAGATGAACACCGGCGACGGTCTGGTGAAACGGATCAAGGCGGGGATCGACGAGAGCCAGTGGGAGATGCTGTTCCTGATCCGCCTGATTCCCGCCGTGCCATTCTTCGTGGCCAACCTCGTGCCCGCTTTCGTCGGCGTGCCGCTTTGGAAATTCGCGGTGACGACGTTCCTTGGCATCATTCCCGGCGCGGTCGTCTACACCTCTGTGGGCGCGGGGCTGGGCGAGGTCTTCGCCCGCGGCGAGACACCGAACCTGTCCATCATCTTCGAGCCGCAGATACTGCTGCCGATCCTGGGGCTGTGCGCACTGGCCGCGCTGCCCCTCGTACTGAAGGCCGTGCGCGGCAAGAAAGGGGTCTGACCCATGGAAAAGATCAAATGCGATGTCTGCATCATCGGTGCGGGTTCTGGCGGGTTGTCCGTCGCGGCGGGGGCCGCTCAGATGGGCGCGAAGGTGGTCCTGATCGAAGGCCACAAGATGGGCGGCGATTGCCTGAACTACGGCTGCGTGCCGTCGAAGTCGCTGATCGCCAGCGCCAAGGCCGCCTACGGCATGTCCCATCCGGGTGAGATCGGCGTCGCTTCGGCAGAACCGAAGGTGGATTACGCCGAAGCCAAGGATCACGTGGCCCGCGTTGTCGAGACGATCGCGCCGGTGGACAGCCAGG
Protein-coding sequences here:
- the yihA gene encoding ribosome biogenesis GTP-binding protein YihA/YsxC, encoding MSLPFPESEPDEDALESGRLLFRRRTEFLKGVVAMDGLPPDDRAEICFAGRSNVGKSSLINALTDTKGLARASNTPGRTQEINYFTLEDLYLVDLPGYGFANAPVKVVAQWQALMKAYLGGRATLRRAFLLIDHRHGPKEVDEEIMSLLDRAAVPFQAVLTKADKVKAADRDRTQAALRAALSRHPAAFPEIVLTSSEKGTGIDVLRAVIAGLD
- a CDS encoding MOSC domain-containing protein, giving the protein MTGAMRVAGLTRHPIKGIGSEALDRITLNAEKPMPGDRVWAVSHDQHPGRDGWRPRRDFLVVASGPSLAAVTAKSDGGRITLTHPDRPDAQFDLPDDEAALLEWVTPLWPKDRPSPQKLHRAPFSTGMPDNGIASLSILTQSSLDALSAKVGQTLDARRFRGNVLLNGTEPWAEFEWIGKRIQIGDAVLDVIEPIERCRATEANPETGERDANTLGALRDGFGHQDFGVYARVVQSGEVAVGDPAVIQ
- the yidC gene encoding membrane protein insertase YidC, whose translation is MDDQNKNLILATVLSFLVIVGWMVLFPPEESTTVSDEVTAVETPQNPASAPAPPGSDVLAATGTGPDAVATDAPRLDIDTPALSGSVSLVGGRIDELALKRYNVEVDPSSPIVDLLNPVGSNRPYYALFGWAPGGDLAYEDVPSAQTPWEVVDGDTLSVDSPVTLEWDNGNGLLFTRTLSVDDNYMFTIDQSVENTTNDAVRMAPYGTVARHGDLDLTGFFILHEGVVRMSDSELQEIDYDDLPDLDQVAREGGPADVIEVQQDGWIGFTDKYWMTALIPEPGTSFTSVAKFVDRGEIYQSEARLPALDIAAGETAQTSMQLFAGAKDWDIILGYQRDGIDRFTDSIDWGWFFFLTKPIFVALHWLNGVIGNMGWSIILLTLGIKAILLPLAYKSYVSMARMKELQPQMEALKEKAGDDREKLQKGMMELYKTNKVNPAAGCLPILLQIPIFFSLYKVIFVTLELRHAPWFGWIRDLSAPDPSSILNLFGLLPWGTPDPASFIAIISLGILPILLGVSMWLQQKLNPAPADPTQAMIFAWMPWVFMFMLGQFASGLVIYWIANNTITFIQQYVIMRSQGVKPDILGNVLGRNKQPAPAAANKTGAPKKKK
- a CDS encoding DUF1353 domain-containing protein, which gives rise to MPIANPYPDDWRALTDFCYLGPLSLIRPPALLLDRIGEDGDYVVNQDYDVALRIDGDSRVITVPRGLITDLTSVPRPLRWFVGRVGPWLEAAIVHDWLYVAWQVTGRTPTARDRLFADDVMLLAMTSAGIGPIQRRAIHLAVRLFGGRGFFAKNHPIFADLSAAIYDTPIVIPTEPDQRGGTGS
- the yidD gene encoding membrane protein insertion efficiency factor YidD, which gives rise to MSPLAHILALPVRAYRLFLSPWVGHGCRFQPTCSAYALDALRVHGGLRGGWLTLRRISRCHPWGGSGYDPVPPR
- the rnpA gene encoding ribonuclease P protein component translates to MTVEVPAALPPGGILPLERLRNRPDFLRAARALHRRTPGFVLQARDRGNDDSAVRVGFTCSKKVGNAVARNRAKRRLREIARLELPLHGRPGWDYVLIGKRDLTATRDFAAMRADLIAALAHLHK
- the rpmH gene encoding 50S ribosomal protein L34; protein product: MKRTFQPSNLVRKRRHGFRARMATKAGRTILNRRRAQGRKKLSA
- a CDS encoding TVP38/TMEM64 family protein; this translates as MPDASDTATNPWIKRLPLILIGIVAIVGAFTLRDYLNFETLAANRERLLEFRDANYLLAVLIFVAFYALVVAFSLPGATIFTLTGGFLFATFPGALYNVTGATLGAIAIFLAARWGLGDKLAAKMNTGDGLVKRIKAGIDESQWEMLFLIRLIPAVPFFVANLVPAFVGVPLWKFAVTTFLGIIPGAVVYTSVGAGLGEVFARGETPNLSIIFEPQILLPILGLCALAALPLVLKAVRGKKGV